The sequence TGTCCACACGAGGCCCCACCGTCCGGACGTCGACGGCCCGGCCCGGGGCTGGCACGACAAGGGGGCCCACGCCCACCCTCGCCGACACAACCCCAGAGCCCACCCGCCCATCCACGGCTCCCGTGTCCACCACAGCAGTGACCGCCACCGAGGCCCAGGCCCGGGAGCCGGCTGCCAGCACGCTGCCGGCACCGGCCCCTgactccgcccccacccccaaggtgGAGGCCACGGCCCCCACGACGCGGCCAGGCCCCGCGCCGTCTACCCAGGGAGCTGCAGGCCCAGACACGCCCCGGACGCCGGAGCAGGTGCGGCCCGAAACCCCGCCTGGTACCGCGTCCACCGCCCCGACACCCGGGAGCTCGGGGGGCTCCCAGGTGCCAGCCTCGGCCCCGTGCCCGCTTAGCACGCAGGGCCCGTACCTGGTGGTCACCACCCGGCCCCTTCCCCAGGCTCTGGTGAACAAAAGTTTCCTGCTGGCGGTGCTCTTGCTCGGGGTGACCCTCTTCATCGTAGTCTTGGTTCTGCTGGGCCTGCAAGCCTACGAGAGCTACAGGAAGAAGGAGTACACGCAGGTGGACTATCTGATCAATGGGATGTACGCGGACTCCGAGATGTGAGGGGCCCGGGAGGCGGAGCCCGCCCCTCCTTCCGTCTGGCCTCCGAGACCAAATCAAGTGCTTCCAGATTCTTTTGGTGCAATTAGGACGAGTGCCGGACGCTTAAGCATATCTACTTGCTGTCGGATTGACTCCACGAGCCCTCGAGAATTgctttgttcatatttatttttgtaaacaatCATGTCAACGGAGCGGGCAGTGGCCCCGCCACGGGCAGGCCTGGCAGGGCCCCGGTGGGGATCCTGACCAGAATTAAAGCAACGACTGCTTTCCATTCAgacctgtgtctccctgtttgtGTACGTTGTGTCCCGTCCACCGCTGCGCCcgcgggggcaggggcgggggcggggggtggggggccttgCTGGGATGCACATGACGGGACCGTGTTCGTCAACATCGACTGCACCATCGGGCCTGGGGGTCTGCTGTGTCTGTGCTGCTTCCTGGGGCTTTGCTCTGATACCCGACCCTGCCCCACACTCGGTGGGGGGAGCCCCAGCCCATCTCTGGCACCCCGTGGAGACAGAGCCTTTTTCACAGACGCCCTTTTCTGAACCGTTCCGTGGCACAAGCTTAGAGCCTCACGTAAAACATGTGAGCTCCACAGTGTGGCCGGGTCAGCCTGTACCTGCTCGACCCCCAGGCCTCAGCGCTCCCGGGGCCCTCTCCCCTGAGCAGGAGGACGTCCCTGGGCTCCCCTGTCCCGCACAGCCCTCAGAACCAACACTAAGCACCCGTCGGGCCAGCCGCTGCCCTCGTGCCTAACACGCTAACCCATTTATCCCCCACCTCAACCCCAAAAGCAGTGCGATCCCCATTTTAAAGGTGGGGCCACTGAGGCACGGAGGAGGGGGAGGCATACTCGCACACAGAGGGCCAGATTCAGGGTGTGACCCAGCGACTCACCTGCCCAGGTTGAGGGTGGCCTTGGGCCTTTCTCGGGCTACCTGCCCAAGACGGTGAGAGCAGTAAAGCTGTGTTCCCAGACCAAGCGTGCAGCTCCTAACTGTGCGACTTGGAGCAAGTGTGGAATATTCTGGAACTCAGCtcctccatctgtgaaatggggagacaTAGAATAATCTGTTGTGGACCCAGGGCTGTGGGACCTGGCTCTATCGGGGGAGGGGAGTCAATGCTTGCTTCTAAGTGCTCTGAACCCTAAAGAAGagaccatttaaaaaaacatttttttaaatgtttatttatttttgagagaaagagaaagacaaagtgtgggtgggggaggggcagaaagagagggagacacagaatccccagcaggctccaggctccgagctgtcagtacagagcccaatgcggggctcgaactcacgaaccgcgagatcatgacctgagctgaagtcggacgctcaaccaactgagccacacaggcgcccctaaaattttatttttaagtgatctccacacccaacgtggggctcaaacatacAACCCCGAGATCgggagtcacgtgctccaccgaCTTGCCCCCGTATCCTTACGAACGGGCCCCTGCGGCCGCTGCCTTGCCTGGGTCCCCCCACCAACTGCCCACCCCGCTCCAGCCGTCGTCCATCCTGCAGCCAGGGGTCCCCCAACACACAAACGTGACCACACCTTTCCCTACCAATGTGCCTTCCCAAGATAAAGGCCCAGCTGCTCTGCCTGGCACTCCAGACCAAGGCAAACCCTTCTGGGGGGTCCTGGCCAAGCAGAGCATGAGGGAAAGAGCCGGTCTCAAGATAGCTCACAGGAGGCGGAGACCGTCCAAATCTGCGGGGGTCACGGGTTTGGGTCCCACGCTAGCCCCCCGCCTTGGAGGCCACCAGACTGCAGTGAGCCAGGCAGCCATTCCTGGCCTGCTCGAAAGACCCATAAATATCTGATAAATACCTCAatcaggtatttattgagcacccactgttTGCCAACCAACTGGAGATTCAGGGATGAATTCACCTGCCCTGCCCACGGGAGCTCAGAATGTGGTGCGTGAGAGTGAGGAACGCAAGGAGGCAAGAGGTAGACACACAGAGGAGgcccctgacccccccccccccccggaagggCAGAGAAGGCTGCCTGGCAGAGGGGACTCAGAGACCCGGCTCTTTGGTGGCAGGGGCTGTGGCTGGTTCGGTGCCCGGAGCAGCACTGACACGAAGGAGCAGGGTCCCTGTTTGAGAGTCCGAATGAAGGCCGGGGTGCAGTGAAAATCAGATTCGGGGTTTGGCCCCCATGGGGTCTCTCCTCCCTCCAGTGAGGAGACCAAGGTGTGGGAGGGCCAAGTGGCTTGCCCAAGACCACCCTCCAAGTGGCAGCACAGGATTCGCTGGGGGAGCACAGGCAGCTGGGGCGCCCAAGGCAGGCAGCTGGCCCATTTCCTCTGGAGGCACCCCTGCGTGCCCAAGCCAGTGAGGTCCAAGGGCTCCCCCTGGcggccacccctccctccctcaccctgggTGCTGGTCCCGGCCGCGCGCAGCGCCCCCAGCTTCCCCAGGGCCGGGGATCCCGCCAGCCTAGCTCTCCCTGCACCGGAAGCCTTCCTGGTGACCCCGCACGGACGAACTCTCGCCCCCGCATGCTCCCAGACCGGGGTGTCGTACTGTGGGACACTGTTCTCGGTGCAATTCTGTCATGTGTGCCTGTGacggtctccccccacccccagaaggaaGCCAGGAGTTCAGGGAGAGCGCAGCAACCTCGCGCACCGACGCTTGTGCCTCCAGCCCAGAAGCAGCCAGCGGGGCCGCTAAGCAAGCCATCCGTGTCCCCGCTCAGCCACAATTTTTATATCTACAAAACCTCTCTCGGCTTCAAAATCGGACCAGTGTCCGTGCGGCACAGGGACGgataataacagctaatattttttgagcacttactgcaTACCAGACAGTTGAGTGGTAgctatcatctcatttaattaacTCAGACTACGGTCTTCGCGCCCCTgacgccccgcccccctccccccccaactcatgctccaAAGCGGCCAGACCGATGGTTTAAAAATACAacccaggagcgcctgggtggctcagtcggttcagcatcagactgttgacttcagctcaggtcatgatctcacagtgtgtgagtttgagccccacgtggggctctgcgctgacagtgcgcgGGGTCTggtagggattctctctctctctctctgcccctcccctgcttgctatctctctcaaataaataaataaataaacttaaagaaaaacctttaaaaaattaagaataagaaataaaaaatacaacccagatcccttccccccaccccccatccccgccccctgCCTGGATCCCTTAATGGCTTTTCACTTCAATagggaaacaatccaaatgtagACTAAGGACGGGCATGGCCAGAGGGAAGTTTTCATGAAAAATCTGGGAAATGGGAgatccaggcagagggaggagggaccaCGGAGCCCCCCCAGACAGAGGGAAGCTGGCGAATGTGGACGACagaaggggagagtggcagagacagTGGGGACAGGCCCGGAGGACACGGCCAGCgtgaagcagggaaggaggcgAAGGCCCAGGAGTTCGCTCCGCAGAAGAATGTCATCGATTTcggctttaaaaattattttgttgcaCTGCAGTCCTTACAAAGTGGCCTGCTGTCTgggattcacttttttttttttttaagtaggctccttgcctaaggaacgtggggctcgaactcacgacctgagatgGCGGCCAGCCGCCCTGGGATTCACTTGAAAACACTTCAGTGCGAGGGGAAGGTGCCGGGGGCAAAGGTACCACCAGACGGCATGTTGTTGCCGTGGAATATGGTTGGTGGGAGCAGCGGGGTCCGCTACGTGCTCCCTCTCTGGGCACGTCTGGAAATTTCCATGATGACAagttgagagaagagaaaggaagagagaagtagAAATGCGGTTTAAACCTCTTAAGTAAATGGTGGCTCTGGTTGCCACGCGGAGGGCAGCCTGGGGGCAGCGCCCGAGGGCCCGGTCCTCCCAGGCAGTGAAGACACGGTTTGGGCCAGGGTGTGCCCGCCCCAGGGGGAGACGCAGAAGAAGGTGCAGACACATTTTGGAAGATGAGTCAACGGGACCTCCACTGTTTCTTTCCACACCCCACACCCGCACTCACACGTAGCAGAAGTCAGGATGACCTCCCCGTGTGGGGCTTGAGGGGCTGGGACGGGGGTGACGTCCTTTCCAGGAAATGGGGAGCAATGCACCCCTATTCTCAGCACACTGCTCATGGCTTCCTTTAACCCTTGCTACAACCCTATGAGACAGAACTGTCAttctcctcaccaccccccctacacacacagaagggaaactgaggccggagAAGTGGTGAacctggccaaggtcacacagcagcagGGGGGCAGCGCTAGGGCCCCAGGTCCCACGCTTCTGCCGCTGGCTCCGCTGCCCCCTgctgggagatggggggaggtgggggagggaatccTGAGATGCCTGTCAGGTGTCAGGAGGGCGTGGGACATGAGTCTACGGGCTGGGAAGGCCCCCACGGGAAAGACGCATGGGGAGCCGTCAGCGGAGATGGCGTTCGAAGCCAGGAGGCCAGAGCAGGTGGTCCGAGGACAGAGAAGGGGTGACTCCTTCCACCGGGAGAGTGTGGCATCCTGGAACCTGAGACATGTGGCCGAGGGCCGGGTGAGAAAGGGACAAAGGAGTGGCTGCTGGTTCAGGAAGGTGGCCTTGGTGAGGTGGCCTCAGCAGAGTCCACGGGGAGGGTGAAGAAGGCGGGCGGGCAAGGAGGCCGTGACCTCGGGCCACCACTTGGAGAGGTTCAGCCAGGcgcgggggtgggaggagggacggGGCAGCAGACCGAGGTGCGCGGGCGACCAAGAAGGATATTTTCAAAGTtcagcatagttaacatacagcgttgAATCAGTTTCAAGTGCACAATCTAGTGATTCAACGACTCCGTAcgttactcagtactcatcatgaGCGTCCTCTTAATCCCcaagaagggttttttttaatctttattttcgagagaggcagagagcaggggcagagagagagagagggagagagagaatttcaagcaggctccacgctgtcagcacagagctcgatgcggggctcagactctcaaaccgtgagacgatggcctgagctgaaaccgagttggacgctgaacggactgagccacccaggcgccccaacagagaTCCTAGAG is a genomic window of Acinonyx jubatus isolate Ajub_Pintada_27869175 chromosome D1, VMU_Ajub_asm_v1.0, whole genome shotgun sequence containing:
- the CD1H11orf24 gene encoding uncharacterized protein C11orf24 homolog isoform X2; the encoded protein is MWTALVLVWISSLSLSESKAPSQDLRHLVSSQTATSAKNASVTAAVRVLNDTSGTMTMLTPPVTLTTGTLGVDPSSPAVTAGSTFRTDTAGPAASGGPSPASVASTRQTPSSATAPGAAPTPAPSVSPLPRTTAPVTSATVARTTAGTTASASAPTGTRAPPVASPAPPTSPQALDVSTRGPTVRTSTARPGAGTTRGPTPTLADTTPEPTRPSTAPVSTTAVTATEAQAREPAASTLPAPAPDSAPTPKVEATAPTTRPGPAPSTQGAAGPDTPRTPEQVRPETPPGTASTAPTPGSSGGSQVPASAPCPLSTQGPYLVVTTRPLPQALVNKSFLLAVLLLGVTLFIVVLVLLGLQAYESYRKKEYTQVDYLINGMYADSEM